A region of the Dysgonomonas mossii genome:
AAAATAGCCCCTACATTAAACTTGTAGCGTTCAAAAAAGGCCATGTCACTAAAGCCCTTTATGCTGGTTATAACTGTGAGAGCAATAATCAAAATAGGTACAACAGACTGTAAACTAAAATCCATAATTTTCATTTTTCGTAAAGGCAAAGGTATAAAAAAGAGTATAAGCCTTGAAAATTTTGTGCTATATTTCTTTCGCCGAAGTCATTCCTCCCTTACAGATTGATAGTTTGAATATTTTCATGTAAATTTGAAACCTATAATTAATTAGAATAGAACGGCATGAAATCTATATTTATCTGGCTATTTATTATGTTTGCTTGTGTTCCTGTGGCATTTTCACAAACTCTTTCTGAAGCAAAAGAATTATATCTTCAGGGAGAATATGCAAAGGCTTTACCCATTTTAGAGGAAGAATATAAAGCTAAGCCGGAAGATGCTAATCTAAATCAGTGGTATGGGGTTTGTCTTCTGGAAACGGGAGGGGATCTTAAAAAAGCGGAAGAATGTCTTATCGTTGCTTCTAAAAAAAGAATACAAGAATCCTTTTTGTATCTGGGGCAATTATATGGGCAAGAATATAAGTTTACACAATCGGAAGAATCTTTCAACAAATACGAAGTCGGTCTTAAAAAGAAAGATGAAGCATCGAGAGCAAAATTAGACGAAAAGAGAAAAGTGATGTCACGTCTTCGGCGTATGGTGTCCAACACAGAAGATATACAGATAATAGATAGTATAATTGTAGATAAGGCGAAATTTCTTTCAGCGTATAAACTGAGTCTCAGCTCAGGAAAACTAGAACCCTTTGACAAAATTTTCGCATCAGCAAAGCATATAGATGCAACGGTATATACGAATGAAAAAGGGACTAAAATGTATTATGCCAAGCCCGATAAAGATAATGTGTTCTGCCTTTACTCTAAAGAAAAGTTGTTCGATGATTTTGGTAATGAAAAGAAACTTTCAGCAAACAATTTTGGTCTTTCCGGTGATATAAACTATCCGTACGTAATGGCAGATGGAGTGACAATTTATTTTGCAGCAAAAGATGAAGACACACTCGGAGGGTATGATTTGTTTGTCTCTCGCTACAATATGAATACAGATACCTATCTTGCCCCTGAACGTCTGAATATGCCATTCAATTCGTTGTTTAATGACTATATGATGGCTGTGGACGAAGAAAAGGGCATTGGCTGGTTTGCCTCCGATAGATATATGCCTAAAGGGAAAGTTTGCATATATACATTTGTTCCGAATAAAGTCGTGAAAACCATCCAGAGCGAGGATGAAAGCTATCTGGCAGGTAGAGCTAAAATATCTTCGATAAAGAGTACATGGCAAAAAAATAATAATTACAAAAATCTGATTGCGTTGGCTCGTCAAGAAGCTGTTGTGAAAGTAGAGGTGACTCATGATTTTGAATTCGTTATTAATGATAACAAGACGTATTATAAAATGTCAGATTTCAAAAATAGAACAGCTCAGAGTACATATTCGAAGGTAGTAGAGATGAAATCGGAACTAAAAGGACTATCCGAAAAGTTGGAAAAACTGCGTGCAGATTATAATACTGCATCTCAGGATGAAAAGCGGAGAATGTCTTCTGATATCTATAGTCTTGAAAAGGAAGTCGAACAATTGCAAGTGGGTATACCGCAAATGGAAATACAGGCAAGAAATCAAGAAATACAAGCGCTATAGTTTTTTTTGTTTAATTTGTAGTTTACTTAGGGTAACAAAAAAACACAAAGAATACATAATTGATAGTAAATCGTTATATTTGCAACCTGTTTTATATTAAATAATTTACTCTATACCAATAAAAAAATGAGAATCGCTATTGTTGGCACAAGTGGTGCTGTAGGTCAGGAGTTTTTAAGAGTTCTTGACGAACGAAATTTCCCGATAAAGGAATTAGTATTATTCGGTTCTGCCAGAAGCGCAGGCAATGTCTATACGTTTCGTGATAAACAGTATACGGTGAAGGAGCTGAAGCACAATGACGATTTTAAAGATATAGATATTGCTTTTACATCCGCTGGAGGAAGTGTTTCTATCGAATATGCTGAAACAATTACCAAGCATGGAGCAATCATGATAGACAACTCAAGTGCTTTCCGTATGGATAAGGATGTACCTCTTGTTGTACCCGAAGTAAATGGAGAGGATGGAAAAGTTCGTCCTAAGGGGATAATCGCAAATCCAAACTGCTCAACGATACAGATGGTAGTGGCTATGAATGTGATAGAAAAAATATCTCATATTAAAAGAGCACATGTAGCAACTTATCAGGCAGCATCAGGAGCAGGAGCTGCGGCTATGGAAGAGTTGATCAATCAATTTAAGCAAATTGCATTTAACAATGATGTGGCTGTAGAGAAGTTTGCTTACCAGCTTGCGTATAATGTGATTCCTCACATTGACGTGTTTACAGATAATGGATATACAAAAGAAGAGTTGAAGATGTACAACGAAACACGTAAGATTATGCACTCTGATATAGAAGTGAGTGCAACATGTATCCGTGTTCCTGTACTTCGTTCTCATTCTGAGGCTATCTGGGTAGAGACCGAAAGACCTGTGTCGCCGGAAGAAGCCCGTGAGGCATTCTCTAAAGCTGAAGGAATTGTGTTGCAAGACAATCCCGCACAAAAAGAATATCCGATGCCATTGTTTGTTGCAGGACAAGACCCTGTGTATGTTGGACGTATACGCCAAGATATAGCCAATAAGAATGGTTTGACATTCTGGGTAGTAGCCGATCAGATCAAGAAAGGCGCAGCATTAAATGCAGTTCAGATAGCAGAGTATTTGATTAAAGAAAATGCTATTTAAGTCAGGAAACTGTTTGTATAATCAAAACAAACAACTATATTTGCATCGCAATTAGCGAAAAGCCGATTGTGGTTTCAGGAAGTGTGGGTGAGTGGCTGAAACCACCAGTTTGCTAAACTGACGTACGGGTAACTGTACCGGGGGTTCGAATCCCCCCGCTTCCGCTTTAAGAAAAGATAAAAAGCGACAAAGCTTGGATAAATCCTACAATATCAACATATTGTAGGATTTTTTTTATGTATTCACCTTTCCTCCCAAAGACATAGAAAAGCCACTTTAAGACAACATTTCGTTGCCAAAGTGTTCACCCCTGCAATTTTATTCGTTCACCCTTGATGTGTCGCAAATTGGTAGTTTGCAGTCCAATATTGGCAGTACTTATTTTCCTCAAAAACAATTGATTAGAACTAATTTTAATGCTTTAAAAAGAGGAATTATGAGAACATCAAAAAGCACGTTTGCCATCACTTTCTACCTAAGAAAGGACAAAATGAGGAAGGATTCGTTCACCCCTATCTTTTGCAGGATAACTATTGCGGGTGAGGCTGTAAGTTTTAATATCCACAAAGACATCAGAGCCGAGCTTTGGGATATGGAGAATCACAAAGCCAGAAGCAAATCGAGAGAAGCCATAGAAGTGAATCAAACCCTTGACGCTTGTCGTACT
Encoded here:
- a CDS encoding tetratricopeptide repeat protein, whose product is MKSIFIWLFIMFACVPVAFSQTLSEAKELYLQGEYAKALPILEEEYKAKPEDANLNQWYGVCLLETGGDLKKAEECLIVASKKRIQESFLYLGQLYGQEYKFTQSEESFNKYEVGLKKKDEASRAKLDEKRKVMSRLRRMVSNTEDIQIIDSIIVDKAKFLSAYKLSLSSGKLEPFDKIFASAKHIDATVYTNEKGTKMYYAKPDKDNVFCLYSKEKLFDDFGNEKKLSANNFGLSGDINYPYVMADGVTIYFAAKDEDTLGGYDLFVSRYNMNTDTYLAPERLNMPFNSLFNDYMMAVDEEKGIGWFASDRYMPKGKVCIYTFVPNKVVKTIQSEDESYLAGRAKISSIKSTWQKNNNYKNLIALARQEAVVKVEVTHDFEFVINDNKTYYKMSDFKNRTAQSTYSKVVEMKSELKGLSEKLEKLRADYNTASQDEKRRMSSDIYSLEKEVEQLQVGIPQMEIQARNQEIQAL
- a CDS encoding aspartate-semialdehyde dehydrogenase, with product MRIAIVGTSGAVGQEFLRVLDERNFPIKELVLFGSARSAGNVYTFRDKQYTVKELKHNDDFKDIDIAFTSAGGSVSIEYAETITKHGAIMIDNSSAFRMDKDVPLVVPEVNGEDGKVRPKGIIANPNCSTIQMVVAMNVIEKISHIKRAHVATYQAASGAGAAAMEELINQFKQIAFNNDVAVEKFAYQLAYNVIPHIDVFTDNGYTKEELKMYNETRKIMHSDIEVSATCIRVPVLRSHSEAIWVETERPVSPEEAREAFSKAEGIVLQDNPAQKEYPMPLFVAGQDPVYVGRIRQDIANKNGLTFWVVADQIKKGAALNAVQIAEYLIKENAI